From a region of the Acidicapsa acidisoli genome:
- a CDS encoding tetratricopeptide repeat protein encodes MGVIARTSVMRYKHSDERLEQIGRDLSVQYVLENSLRESGDHIRLTSQLIQVKDQTHLWSHDYNYAATDILNVEDDVAKEVAREIELRLTSQQRAELSRPHPVNPEAFDAYLQGYYFYQRDTDKDTDMAARYFERATQLDPSYALAWVWLSRTRNWQAEEGLIPREEGRSLSREAIERALALDPNLAQAYSQMGRVKFVDFDWVGADDSIRRAIALEPGYPEYLDQAAFSAAKFGRSDEALALARRAVELDPLNAFSWGTRGEIEYYEGQLAGAEADAKKSLELSPDVWPGPFLLSEIYLTQGRPEDALPEIKLVRSDYLRTYLYALAYAAIGKEKQSDAALKELIAKYSTRKAFFVASVYAFRNQPYEAFEWLDRAYAQREDDVADMKFWPMLKNLHGDPRYSAFLKKIHLPT; translated from the coding sequence TTGGGCGTGATCGCGCGAACCTCAGTCATGCGGTACAAACACAGCGACGAACGCCTGGAACAGATTGGCCGTGATCTTTCTGTCCAGTACGTGCTGGAAAACAGCCTCCGCGAAAGCGGGGACCACATACGCCTTACTAGTCAGCTGATTCAAGTGAAGGACCAAACCCATCTGTGGTCCCACGATTACAACTATGCCGCGACAGACATTCTTAATGTGGAAGACGATGTAGCCAAGGAGGTTGCACGCGAGATCGAACTCCGTTTGACCTCACAACAACGAGCAGAGTTATCGCGGCCGCACCCAGTAAATCCGGAAGCCTTTGATGCTTACTTGCAGGGATACTACTTCTATCAGCGGGATACCGACAAGGATACAGACATGGCTGCAAGGTATTTCGAACGGGCCACTCAACTTGATCCGAGCTATGCGCTGGCTTGGGTCTGGTTGTCTCGGACTCGCAACTGGCAGGCAGAGGAGGGTCTTATCCCTCGGGAGGAGGGTCGCAGCCTTTCCCGTGAGGCGATCGAGCGGGCCTTGGCGCTGGACCCGAACCTGGCACAGGCATACTCCCAAATGGGACGAGTTAAGTTTGTTGATTTCGATTGGGTTGGCGCAGATGACTCCATCCGGCGGGCAATTGCTCTCGAGCCCGGATATCCCGAGTATCTGGATCAGGCGGCCTTTTCCGCAGCAAAATTTGGCCGTTCTGACGAGGCTCTGGCATTAGCTCGCCGAGCCGTCGAGTTAGATCCGCTCAATGCCTTCAGCTGGGGAACACGTGGAGAAATTGAATATTACGAGGGTCAACTTGCGGGAGCCGAAGCGGATGCCAAGAAGTCCCTTGAACTAAGTCCCGATGTGTGGCCTGGTCCTTTTCTGTTAAGCGAAATCTATTTGACGCAGGGGCGACCGGAGGATGCTTTGCCTGAAATCAAACTAGTGCGATCTGATTACCTGCGTACGTATTTATACGCTCTTGCGTACGCCGCGATTGGCAAGGAAAAACAATCGGACGCGGCTTTGAAAGAGCTGATTGCGAAATATAGTACACGCAAAGCATTTTTTGTCGCCTCGGTTTATGCGTTTCGAAACCAGCCATACGAAGCCTTCGAGTGGCTAGACCGGGCTTATGCTCAACGTGAAGATGACGTAGCCGACATGAAGTTCTGGCCGATGCTAAAGAACTTGCACGGGGACCCACGCTATAGCGCGTTCCTGAAGAAGATACACCTGCCGACCTGA
- a CDS encoding PqqD family protein, with the protein MAEANPNFHSVVDQDGAAILDIDRGLISTLNPTGAYVWQRLENGESLATIIANLVRETGEEHLVVEKDVHEFVQALRENHLVAH; encoded by the coding sequence ATGGCCGAGGCAAATCCTAATTTCCATTCGGTAGTTGACCAGGATGGCGCTGCCATCCTAGATATCGATCGTGGCCTGATCTCTACACTCAATCCCACTGGAGCCTATGTGTGGCAACGGTTGGAGAATGGCGAATCCCTCGCGACGATCATTGCCAATCTTGTGCGTGAGACTGGTGAAGAACACCTCGTCGTAGAAAAAGACGTACATGAGTTTGTGCAGGCACTCAGGGAAAACCATTTGGTGGCTCACTGA
- a CDS encoding aminoglycoside phosphotransferase family protein — protein MTLQETILETIEYRLVLVQPETRKILALDSTGACHLPTVRVPPWTRPAEQLCKAAKNAWGLQIFVLDLLIDGTSSPNCAVAEVLFANRRTDLKAVRLDMIEDSKLNEEERVQVAKVLSDKTESPLSRVGWIDQAILWIETDTGKKLASRSGIEQYNAGFAFSLIRFRTEDDWHYWLKATGEPNAHEFAITRLLSELGGAYLPEMISSRSEWNAWLMSGETNPVTELPSNPLELFRLLGDAVESMAELQMRTHGRGVDLLKAGAYDQGIGVFRGHSEELFEYIGESMASQTSTKAARLDKTRLQEIRSIFEAVCCRVEELDFPETIVHGDMNGGNILTGCGHCQFIDWCEAYVGNPLITFQHLLLFNRIENPELKDFVTAVLKDRYRNVWLAACDPTAIDEGFLYMPMIAVASSLYGRGNWLDSSTRNASHRQKYARNLARHMDQAARDPELLEALGF, from the coding sequence ATGACACTCCAGGAAACAATTCTCGAAACAATCGAGTACAGGCTTGTTCTTGTGCAGCCTGAAACCCGCAAGATACTGGCGCTCGATTCAACCGGTGCTTGCCACCTGCCGACCGTACGCGTTCCGCCATGGACACGGCCAGCGGAGCAACTGTGTAAGGCAGCCAAGAACGCATGGGGTTTGCAAATCTTTGTGCTCGACCTGCTCATAGATGGGACCTCATCACCGAACTGCGCCGTCGCCGAAGTTCTATTCGCGAACCGCAGGACGGACTTGAAAGCGGTTCGGCTCGATATGATTGAAGATTCCAAGTTAAACGAAGAGGAGAGAGTCCAGGTTGCAAAGGTGCTGTCCGATAAGACCGAAAGCCCATTGTCGAGGGTTGGTTGGATCGATCAAGCGATCCTATGGATTGAAACTGATACCGGGAAAAAGCTTGCGTCGAGAAGCGGCATCGAGCAATACAATGCAGGCTTCGCATTTTCGCTCATCCGCTTTCGCACCGAAGATGACTGGCACTATTGGTTGAAGGCGACAGGGGAGCCAAATGCTCACGAGTTCGCAATCACTCGTCTCCTGTCAGAGCTGGGAGGAGCCTATCTGCCGGAGATGATCTCTTCCCGGTCCGAGTGGAACGCGTGGCTGATGTCGGGCGAAACGAATCCGGTCACGGAACTGCCGAGCAATCCGCTCGAACTCTTCCGACTGTTGGGGGATGCCGTCGAGTCCATGGCAGAGCTTCAAATGCGGACACACGGGCGCGGCGTTGATCTGCTCAAGGCCGGAGCCTACGATCAAGGCATCGGAGTCTTTCGCGGGCATTCCGAGGAGCTATTCGAATATATCGGCGAATCGATGGCCTCACAGACTTCGACGAAAGCAGCGCGTCTCGACAAGACCCGCCTCCAGGAAATTCGGAGCATCTTTGAAGCCGTCTGCTGCCGTGTGGAGGAACTCGACTTTCCTGAAACGATCGTGCACGGAGACATGAATGGCGGCAACATCCTGACAGGTTGCGGGCACTGCCAGTTCATCGATTGGTGCGAGGCGTATGTCGGCAATCCCCTCATCACTTTCCAGCATCTGCTGCTGTTCAACAGAATCGAGAATCCGGAACTTAAGGATTTCGTGACCGCCGTCCTGAAAGACAGGTACAGAAATGTATGGCTTGCCGCGTGTGATCCGACAGCAATAGACGAAGGGTTTCTCTATATGCCCATGATCGCCGTTGCCTCGTCACTCTACGGCAGAGGAAATTGGCTAGACAGTTCCACTCGCAATGCTTCTCATCGCCAGAAATACGCGAGGAACCTTGCGCGCCATATGGATCAGGCGGCAAGAGATCCGGAGTTACTTGAAGCATTGGGTTTTTGA
- a CDS encoding lasso peptide biosynthesis B2 protein codes for MVLESWLMLFYFDCVMRFRDFKRLHTVVREQTVHAVARTEVTSEQLCHAVDLACVFYFKRVQCLQRSAAAAVVLRRRGWEAEMVIGAQLLPFLSHAWVEIDGRVVNDKPYVTEIFHVLERC; via the coding sequence ATGGTCCTTGAAAGCTGGCTAATGCTGTTCTATTTCGATTGTGTCATGCGGTTCCGTGACTTCAAACGGCTGCACACAGTTGTTCGCGAACAGACCGTTCATGCTGTTGCTAGGACCGAGGTCACCAGCGAGCAACTCTGTCATGCGGTCGATCTCGCATGTGTCTTCTACTTCAAGCGCGTGCAATGTCTGCAACGGTCGGCTGCAGCGGCTGTGGTATTGCGCCGCCGCGGGTGGGAGGCAGAGATGGTGATCGGCGCACAGTTGTTGCCATTTCTTTCGCACGCTTGGGTAGAGATCGACGGACGTGTAGTGAACGACAAGCCCTACGTAACCGAAATCTTCCATGTGCTGGAACGCTGTTGA